The Lutra lutra chromosome 1, mLutLut1.2, whole genome shotgun sequence genomic sequence AACCAACTGTGCATGAAAGGATGGTGGTAAAGGTTGGAGAGATTTTCAGGAATGAGAGAGAAGCCGGTGAATCTGAATGCTGCTGAGAGGCTGACTAAAATACTTGACCTCTAGATTTGGCAGGACTGAGGTCCTGATGATCTCTGTCAGAGGGTCTCAGGAGAGTAGTGGAGATGAAAGACCAAAACACTGGATCAGAGAGATAAAGGATTCTTAGAATACTGCTGTGGAAATACACTTGTGAAGTTCTGTTGTGAAGCAGAATACAGAAATGCGGAATATGCTGAAGAGtgtgaagaatgaaagaaagcttgtttaatttttcattatggAATATATTTGAGAATTGAGTATATTTAGAAAAGCACACCTACCAgaaaagatagggaaaaaaagaatgacatgcCGTGCGAAGCTCTCATTGCTATGATAAAGGAGAACAACTTAATTCTTCAGAAGAAACACATTAATTAAGAATCTAGGGAGAAAAAAACTCTAACAAATGTTATTAGAGACATTGTTTGCATAAAATACAATGTATttgatattcttttaaataaaatacagaaaaccccAGATTAATTATAGTTCTTTTAATTACCTGATATAATTCAGGTCTATCAAATTTAGGCAATGATCTAAGTACTTAAATATTgttgaagaagaataaaaatcatgctACTTCAACTGGTGTTGGCTAAAAACTTATTGTTCACTAGGCTCTGAACTGTGAGAATTGAGTCTATTGTGATTTTTCTGTATGGAAAATTTGAACATGATGTCAAATCATGGTGAGGATGTCCTCTGCCTTTAATATCTCGATCCAACAGGTAGTGACTAAAATTTTGCAATAGTGTGGTGCTTTACAAAACACATCTACCACAAAACGCACATGGAAAGCACATTCAAAGACATATGACCACTGAGTAGGAGAATGTGTTGATGGGACcattaaatgaaattcttttctgtttcattaagatgctattttcttttgacttatttGAAATAGTTACCATGTAAGATGAATTGCATTATTTGAAAAACCTATGTCCTTATTCTGAACATCGCCAGAGAGAGTAGATTAAAATGCAGAGGGTGTCTAACTTCTTAACCCATCTTCCCTGTGATATAAACCAGCATCAATTCCATTCTATAAACCCTGCTAAGGTTACttgaagaaatacataaaaagatattttgcctGAGAACTGTAATTAAATATCAGAAATCTGCGTGGCTGTATAGATAATGCTGTCTTCCCACATGCATTTTCTTAAAGACACAGAAGTCTATTTTTAAACTGTAACATAAAACTACTCCTGCTTTTCTTGGGCTATCCTGTTGGGTGAGCTATGGCACTGATTGGAGTAATTCAAGGGTTATGCAAGAGAACTTAGCATGTCAGGTCACAAAGCATACTGATTTGacgtttagagaaaaaaatagttctctTATTGTTAACAAAAATATGTGATGCTAAACTCATTAGGTAGTTACTTTGAATATTGACTAATCACTGCATATACAATTaggacaaaaaatataaaaattggatTCCACAGAATAACTTGTATTTGCTTGTCCTTCAGTAGAAGTTAGACATAAGTGAGAATAAAACTCATTCGTATAAACAGGAAAGTAGAAGATACTTTGTTCAGACCTGTTTCCCTTGATTTTAGTGAGTTAAATTATTAACAACATCATGAGCATGAAAGATTCATTATGCTTtcaatagagaaaaaggaattaaatccTTGGAGAAATTAATTATTTGgatcaagagagaagaaaaactccTGAATAGAAAGAAATGTTATTCTCTGTGAAATGCTatacaataatataattatttgggGACCAAGACCCTCACAGATgcattcttttttgaaataagGATGATTATAGGTAGTTAAAAGGAAGGTCTAATTTGGGGCAGGACTGTGTAGAGTGCATGAGTGTCTCCCCTCATTCAAGCCCTAAACTGGATAAAAAGTCCAAACAAAGTAAATCACCTTAATACCTCTGAAGCTTTATCTTATGGTTGAGGAACAACAAACTAATGCAATTAATCATAAAATTAGCCAATGACATGACACGTGTTGTGGTGACATCCACTCTGGGAGCATATAAAAGGTCTCTGCAGGGAGAAATGTCCGCACCACAGTGAAGTAACACTTCTCTCCTCATCTACCCAACAACCTCAACAACCAACACCATGTGTGGCAGCTACTATGGAGGCTGTGGCTATGGACGCTGCGGCTATGGAGGCTGTGGCTATGGAGGTTATGGCTACGGAGGCTGTGGCTACGGAGGCTGTGGCTACGGAGGCTGTGGCTACGGAGGTCTGGGCTGTGACTATGGCTCCAGCTATGGCTGTGGCTTCCGCAGACTGGGATGTGGCTATGGCTGTGGCTCTGGTTGTGGCTACGGCTATGGGTCCCGCTCCCTCTGTGGCTGTGGCTATGGCTGTGGCTCTGGCTGTGGCTATGGCTATGGCTGCTACTAACTGAGGTCGCCGTGGGAGACTCTCACCTTCCACACCTGGACATGGGATTCACCAGTTCTGACACTTTCTGAGCCTCATGGTTGGGGGCTGATTATCCTATATCACTGGTGTTAGACATGACTTTTTCTGAAGACTTGAACTCTGGTGCTTTCTTCGTCTGAACTatatctccttcctttcctggttATAACTCGTGAAAAGTAGGAGAATGTGAAAATTATCCTGTGAGCTCCTGCCAGGTGTCTCATCTGGGTGATGTCATGGATCCTGCCTTTTGATTTTCATacagattatttttctccatttttctaataaatttctTCAATCTGACATAAAAATATtggttttttcatttaatattcatagCTATGctttgagcttttaaaaaattatttgtataaaagGAAACAATTGCCTTCTTTAGGGGatatcttctttttatatttctttttttttgtaagattttatttatttatttgagagagagagatatagagatcacaagtaggcagagaggtaggaggaagcaggctccccgttgagcagagagcccaatgtgggctcaatcccaggaccctgagatcatgacctgagctgaaggcagaggcttaacccactgagccacccagatgccccttcttaTTATATTTCTAATTCAGTTGCTCCTCCAAATCCTTGATTTGTGACATCAAGAAAGTACCAATCTTTGCAGCTATCATTTTCTACTCTGTTTGAGCAGTAATAATGTGTGATGTTgggttattgttaagataaacgaGATAGTATTTGCCAATTTAGTCAAGCATTGCCTGGAAACACTACATATTCTAAGTGCTTTTGCATCAAAATCTCCATCTATTGAAATTTCTTATAAGATATGAGtgttggaaggaaaaataaaacaagataaaaacagggaggcaggcaaaccataagagactctttactataggaaataaactgagggttgctggagggaaagtgAGTGGGATCAGATagattaaatgggtgatgggcataagGAGGGCACTGGTGATGAGCtcagggtgttatatgcaaatgatgaatcattaaattctacccctgaagctAATGCTACACTATATATTAAGTAATTTGAatctaaataaaatcattttttcagggacgccttggtggctcagtgggttaaagcctctgcctttggctcaggtcgtgctcccagtgtcctgggatcaagccccacatcgtgctctctgctcagcagggagcctgcttcctcctctctctctgactgcttctctgtctgtcaaataaataaataaaatcttaaaataaaataaaatcatgtttaaaaaaataaataaaatcattttttcaaagattctacttattcatttgaaagagagagagagggagagcatgagttggggagagggagagggagaaacagactccctgccgagcagggaacctgatgtgggactccgtcccaggaccctgggatcactacttgagccaaaggcagatgcttaacctactgagccacccaggtgcccctaaataaaatcttgaaggaaaaaacaacagATATGAGTGTTGATGCATGATTCTGGTTTTCTCATCTTTGGTTTGGGCATATGTAAGCAAGAAGTGTTTCTTATGCTTGTTCGGCTCATGAGGTAAAGTGGATCAAACCACCCGCAACGTCTTTCCACCTAACAAGTCTTGCTAtgattttctgaattatttttaaaagatgacgcCATCTCTAACACCCATTACTTGTTTATGTTTAAAGCTGTTTGGTGGCATCCTCCACACTTGTTTGTCCTGAGTCATTTCTTCCCTGTCCGGTGTGTGGTTTCACAGTTGTAGCTGCGGTTGTTTGCTTCTTCCACTGGTGaccgtgtgtgtgcatgcacatatgtgtgtgagACTCAGGCCTGTAaacttatcaattatttttttcttgaaatgtgaTTTTTTGATCTTGGGACATAAATGAGTTCAAGTGTTGTATTTAAGGTGGTGGATAGGCCCTAATTCACAGGGCAGGTTGTTAGGTTCAATTTCAAAATTGTTCACCTCTCGAGAAGGAATTAAGATCCCTGGAAATATCAAACCCCCAAAGAGAGCATATTTTCCTCCATGTACACCTGTGTGAGGACTtgtctttcctctttatttttgaagcttagaatttttctttattattaaatagaAATTAGTTGATCTATGCTTGTGCATCTAAAGAAATAGTGGGTTTTACAACTATTTTGGCTTGCTTGGTAAGTCATAACAGTTGGACACAAGTGATGCCTTGGATGTAGAGTCACAAGCCAAGACTCTTTTTGGTTATGGCTTTCCATGATTTCCCCCCAACATATCCTTTAATGTCACCCAGAATTGATTAATATTCTTAGCAGCTCTACCACATAGAAATTGACATTAAATGTTACCATTATCATCCCCAAATAAACATCCATTTTTATACTCCCATTGGATGGTCCACTTCTTAAAGTCTTCAAATTATGTAGATCTCTAATTGCAATTGAAATACATGGACAACTTTTACACTCTACACCATTCCTtatttgtgtctctcttttttacaGTGACAAACCTCTACCTCAACATCATTGTGTTCACCCTATCCAATAGCATACACAAAATACTTCCTAAATTACCACCCCAAAACTTAAAACATAGGTCTGCTTCTTACTGTCTCATGACATTTGACAAATTGTGGACTCTCTTGGAAATTGGTGATCTTATAAAAATGTTAGGTATAACGATAAAACCAGCCTTCTTGAATTGCTCTGAGAATGTTCATATCAAGTAAATGTAACTTTTTACTATTTCATGCATggcttattttctcattctttgcatATGAAAGAGCTATTTTTGTCATACTTGTTCTATGCTGCTTATGCAATTCATATTCCAAAGCTCTGtgtaataatatgcatttataatctaaataataataagtaacattttttgGCTGTTTATCATAGGATAATCACTTGCCAAGTCCTTTATGCACATTATCCTACATAAGCCCCAGAACAACTTTACAATGTATTAAAATTACCCTGTTTTATACCTGAATAAAAGAGGAATGAGTTAATTTTCTCACTGGCAGTTTTAATGTGGCAAAGAGATGTCTCATAATTACCTATTTGTTGTCTCTGTGCATGTGAATATAAAACATTGTTGGTTTTTCCTGCCTAGATAATTACAAGGACTTTATTCCCCCCGCTAAATGCAAAAGAATCTCCTGGGATAAATTTAGTTACTAGTACCATTTATTATTgactaatataaaattaatatattgatgatcaagtttatttttaactctttttccCCATGactttcttccttcatcctttACTTTCTACCTGCCAGTTAAATTATGAAATTCCAATGCTCCTTTGTGAGACATCTAGAATCTTTGATGTACATGACTTTCTCTACTTGGCATAATTGTTGTCTTGGCCTAAGTGCTTTTGCTCCAAATTTTAGGGAAGCCTGtcagtctctttctctatctcagcTTATGTTAAATTTTCTATCTTCAGTAGAGGCTGCACATTTCTCatgacaaatatatatttctccctTTAGGATTTGCTATTTGCTTGTATGGTTATAATAGCATTATCCATCCCATGTCTCTTAAACattatgaattttagaatttaaaaaaatctgttaaagtGTTCTCCCTTCTTTTGCAATAGTGCTATTTTGATGGATGAGCTTATTCTGAATCCTTAGATCAATTCTTTGATTTTtgataatatgttttttttcctaaatggttTTATCCTTCAAAAGAATAATCTACACACCCAGTACTTAGGCTTGGTACTTGTTCCATCAGAATTTATGTGTGTTCATATGCAAATCTTTCATACACAGACAACTATAAAGGAAgatgtttagatttttaattttatttagcttatttacaatagttactattcttttttaaaaatatttatttattttagagagagagagagtgagaaagagcatgggagaggtaaagagggaggaagggagactctcaagctggctcaacatggagcccaaagaggggcttgatcccatgaccctgtaatcatgacctgaccccaaatcAAGGTCAGATTCCTAACTGacagagctgcccaggcaccccagaaatatcTATTACTTTTAAGGAAGACCTTATGGTGCAGGCAAGTGGAGGTAATTATTTCTAACACTGTATATTCTATTGCTATGTTTATTGTGAGGCTGTCTTACCGATCTATGCTAGACGTTGGTGATGTTCTACTTCAGATTCTTTCTATTTTCTCCCTAggtgagtttttcttttcctttctaatatatagaattttaatctatttactttttctctcattcagtctTGCCAAATAGCATGAAGAAATACTCTCAACATTCTTGCAAATAGATGACAATACTTGCATATTTACAGTAACTTCTATTAGTTTCTTGCAGCATTACAGATATTTTACAGCAGTATTAGCATAGTCCCTTCTTTTCTGAAGATATTTAGAACTTGGTGAATTGAAGttatttatgattatatttttgaTCCTAAGGTCAATATAAATGCTATATTCTTTTTTGAttgcatatttaatatatacacttTATAGCAAAGTTGAATCAGTCACAGTTGCTTATGGTCAACAGCAGAACAAATATCAGAtagtgaataaatgaaggagtTAGCAGTCTCAGATTTTCTGGAAAGGTTATGCAGcccaggaaaaatgaaataacaatttttaacATCCCATTATGGGGGTTCTAGGAATACATCACTGTGCCACTTCTTAAGTAAAGGCATTGCAGGTTGTAAGAATGAAGTTTGGAAATAATTATCAGAAATTCTATGCCTTCCCCTccttatatgttatatatttgcCACTGTTCTCAATGTATGATGATTCCTTCCATTACCTACTTGCCTACAGTTCTCCCTCCTGAATTTGGGCTCCACTGAGAAAGTGTGCTACAGTGTTACAggacatatctatctatctgtccatTGATCCATCTATCATCTAACTATCCAACTAATTTCTTTCTAAAGGGATATGTTTCCAATCTCTTTTTGAGGGACTTTGATAATTTATCAGAGTAACTAAATACTAGGAAAAGAGAATATCTAAATTTTTAGAGTGCTATTGTCATAGGATCTGAGCTCATGTTTGTATAGAGACCCTGAATACAGGAATTACCTCCTATTAGGTTGAAGGACCACAAAGACTAAATGTCAGTCAGAGTTTTGGCCCAAATATGTCTCAAAATGGAATTAATGGCCCCATAAACCCAGTATGTAGTAATTTCTGCAGTCTTGTGGGCATAAATAGCATAGGTATACATAGAAGCTAACTAAATCTTTACAAGGTTCCCTCACCAGTAAAAAACAGTGGAAATGTTCAAATGGAAGACcttgaagaaatatttagaaatagagaaaggagcatttattataggaattgtcTCACACAATTATGGAGGTTGAAATGTCCTACAGTCTGCCATCTACAAGCTGGAGAACAAAGAAAGCcagtggtataattcagtctgagtctgGAGGCCTTGAGAACCAGTAGCACCAATGTCTGGGGTCAGAAGAGGGGTGTACtgattcaggaagaaaaaaaattgccccctttctgctctttttttggttctatttttgTCCTCAACAGATTGAAAGGTGCCCATTCAGATTGGTGAGGGTGACCTTCTCTATTTAGTTTATGAATTCAAATGCtcatctcatccagaaacattctcacagacacatccagaaataatgttttactagTTATCTGGGCATCCATTAGCCTAgtcaagttaacacataaaatgaaccatcacagcATAGAAGAACAGATTATTGCCACCACTAAAGACTTAAAGGATGTAGGAATTGTGATACCCATCATATACATATTTGATTCATTGTTGTTCCTCCTGCAGAATTCAGTTTTTGGCAAACCCCCATGTGCAAGTTGCAGCACAGATTGCTAGGTTTCTGGAGCAAAGCCATATTGTGGCAGAATATATTCACAGCTCAAAAAGAAGCTCCTGGCATACTAATAGACCCAAGCAGAGACTGAACATCTGTCACTATGTAACATCAAATGATGATGGTGCTGACCTTCATGACTGGGTACTCTCAGATCCACCAAGCTATAAATTCTGGTAGACTTAGCAGCAGGAATCTAATGTTAAGTGACAATATAGATTCAGAGTCAGTTGGAGCAGGTGCAAAGGTCATGAATGATTTGAACTTGTTATCTCTCTAAAAGCTTATCTAGCCCAAAGTCTATCTCTAACCCTAAAGCCTTTTGGTAAGCTCACTGTTATAGCCCAAAGGGGCTGTTCCAATGACTAAAGGGCAGAGCAAGAATATACCAGGTATGGTTCATGGATGGGTCTTCTTAATATGTTGGAATTCGCCTGAAAATGGACTTTTGTTGCACTAAGAATTGCTCTGAGAAAGAATAGTAGGGGGGAAATATTCCCGGTAGGCAGAACTTTCATGCAGTATACCCAATCACTAATTTTATGTGGAGGGAGATGTGGTCTGAAGTAAGAAGATACAAAGACATCTGGAAAGTTATTATTAGTTTGGCTAGTTTGTCAGGGGTCAAAAAGAGTAGGTTTAaacaaagaaatctgaagaggaatTGTGTAGATGGACATATCAGAGTGGATACAATTATGTAGATATTTGAGTCTGATGTCAGTTTCACCATAGTGCAACTACATCAGAGAAGACTGTACTAAACAACCAGGAGGACAGTGACTCAGCTAGGAAATGTCTAACAGCTTTTGTTACCTGCAATACCAGTACATGTTCAAGGGGGCTcagaaatagaattactatagTGCCAGATGGGTTTCCTTTTACAAAATGGATTGGAGTTGGAATATCTAATCGGCAAGCCCCAGAGTATTTCACTGATCCCTTAATGGAGCACCACACTTAGAGGATTCCAACCAGGTCTTGATGGCAAATTGATTTTTATCAGACTCCTTCCATATAGATGGAAGTTGCTATTTAATAGGAATGATAGATATTCAGGTATGAGTTTGCCTTTACTGCCCACAGGGTCATGACCATCACCAGTCTCTGAGATATGTGGTGGCTTATTTATCATCACAGGGTCCCACATGACATTGCTGTGGACTGAGAAGAAGATGAAATAATCTTcttctgagaagaaaatgaaataatgcaccCGTGGTTATGAGATCTGTTCATCTTAACATACGTCACAGCAACCAGTTgaaatggcttctttttttttttttaaacaggtaactgtattttattttttatttattttcagtgtaacagaattcattgtttttgcaccacacccagtgctccatgcaatgtgtgccctccataataaccaccaccaggctcccccaacctcccaccccccacccctttaaaaccctcaggttgtttttcagagtctctcatggttcatctccccctccaatttccctcaaatggCTTCTTAAAATGCAGCTAATGAAGGAGCAAAGGATTATACTCTGTGAGATTTGGTATTGTTTCTACAATgtagactatatatatatttttttaccaaTGTCACCCTGTCCCTAATATGTAGAATATAGAGatatgaggaaaaacaaaacaaaacaaaacaaataaacctgTT encodes the following:
- the LOC125086103 gene encoding keratin-associated protein 6-1-like, with the protein product MVACFLRANKEEERLHNTSLLIYPTTSTTNTMCGSYYGGCGYGRCGYGGCGYGGYGYGGCGYGGCGYGGCGYGGLGCDYGSSYGCGFRRLGCGYGCGSGCGYGYGSRSLCGCGYGCGSGCGYGYGCY